Proteins from a genomic interval of Thunnus maccoyii chromosome 1, fThuMac1.1, whole genome shotgun sequence:
- the ulk3 gene encoding serine/threonine-protein kinase ULK3, producing MASSSSFAPPKLADFILTERLGSGTYATVYKAYRKGDSREVVAVKVVGKKTLNKASTENLLTEIEILKTVRHPHIVQLKDFLWDTENIYLILEWCSGGDLSRFIRSRRILPEKVAQRFLQQIACALQFLHDRNISHLDLKPQNILLSGSVLKLADFGFAQYMSPWDEQSVLRGSPLYMAPEMVCRRQYDSRVDLWSVGVILYEAMFGRAPFASKSYAELEEKIRSNQPIELPPGARVSKDCRDLLLRLLERNPDARITFAEFFTHPFVDMEHMPSVESLGKAKALVLQAVQKDQEGERTAALSLYCSALEHFVPAIHYETDRQRKDALRQKVSQYVSRAEELKALVASDNRLSFEEARTSRDVLREMSRDQPRLLAALEIASTAIAKEESGLDDHEALDVYQQCLGELLLALAAEPQGRRRELLHSEIKSLMSRAEYLKKHIKMQETQRDVTLDREPLADTVRSSCCLQ from the exons ATGGCTTCGTCCTCCAGCTTTGCCCCTCCAAAACTGGCTGACTTCATCCTCACAGAGCGGCTGGGCAGTGGTACCTATGCTACAGTCTACAAAGCCTACAGGAAG GGGGACAGTCGAGAGGTGGTGGCGGTGAAGGTGGTTGGGAAGAAGACTCTAAACAAAGCGTCTACAGAGAACCTGCTCACAGAGATTGAAATCCTCAAGACTGTGCGTCACCCTCATATAGTCCAGCTAAAAGACTTTCTG TGGGATACTGAAAACATTTATCTAATCCTGGAATGGTgttctggaggagatctttcCCGCTTCATCCGCAGTCGCAGGATCTTACCTGAGAAAGTGGCCCAGCGTTTCCTGCAGCAGATAG CCTGTGCCCTCCAGTTTCTTCATGACCGAAACATCTCACACTTGGACTTGAAACCGCAGAATATCCTGCTCAGCGGTTCTGTTCTAAAACTGGCAG ATTTTGGCTTTGCCCAGTACATGTCACCATGGGATGAGCAGAGTGTCCTGAGAGGCTCTCCTCTTTACATGGCTCCTGAGATGGTGTGCCGACGGCAGTATGACTCCAGGGTGGATCTCTGGTCAGTAGGAGTCATTCTCTACG AGGCAATGTTTGGGCGAGCACCGTTCGCATCAAAGTCATACGCTGAATTGGAGGAAAAGATCCGGAGTAACCAACCTATTGAG CTCCCTCCAGGGGCCAGGGTATCCAAGGACTGCAGGGACCTTCTGTTGCGGCTGCTGGAGAGAAATCCAGATGCCCGGATCACCTTTGCAGAGTTTTTCACCCACCCTTTTGTGGATATGGAGCACATGCCAAGTGTAGAGAGCCTAGGGAAAGCG AAAGCGCTGGTCCTGCAGGCCGTTCAGAAGGACCAGGAAGGGGAGAGGACCGCCGCTCTGTCTCTTTACTGCAGTGCCCTTGAGCACTTTGTCCCCGCCATTCACT ACGAGACAGACCGACAACGTAAAGATGCCCTCAGGCAGAAG GTCAGCCAGTATGTGTCCAGAGCCGAGGAACTGAAAGCCCTGGTGGCCTCAGACAACAGACTGAGCTTTGAGGAGGCCCGGACCTCCAGGGATGTCCTCCGAG AAATGTCTCGAGACCAACCACGACTGCTGGCTGCTCTGGAGATAGCCTCTACTGCCATTGCTAAG GAGGAGAGCGGACTGGATGATCACGAGGCCCTGGATGTGTACCAACAGTGCTTAGGAGAACTCCTGTTGGCACTAGCAG CCGAGCCCCAGGGCCGCAGGAGGGAGCTGCTCCACAGCGAG